A single Desulfovulcanus ferrireducens DNA region contains:
- the rpe gene encoding ribulose-phosphate 3-epimerase, which translates to MDKEIIISPSLLSADFGRLEEELVALEQAGVKWVHWDIMDGLFVPNITFGPPVIKKLRSRSRLFFDVHLMIDRPERYVDEFVSAGADLICVHAEATIHLERTVAEIAKRGVKCAVALNPATPLSCVEYLIPQLDMILIMSVNPGFGGQKFIPFTLKKIERLAQMIREAQADTFIQVDGGVSPENVGQLVALGANVFVSGSAFFNFPPYDRRYKQFLEAADSLSS; encoded by the coding sequence ATGGATAAAGAAATTATTATTTCCCCCTCTCTTTTGTCGGCCGACTTTGGTCGACTGGAAGAGGAGCTTGTGGCCCTGGAGCAGGCAGGTGTAAAGTGGGTCCATTGGGATATTATGGATGGCCTTTTTGTGCCCAATATTACCTTTGGCCCGCCGGTGATAAAAAAACTACGCTCGAGGTCCAGGCTTTTTTTTGATGTACACCTGATGATAGACAGGCCGGAGCGGTATGTAGATGAGTTTGTGTCTGCTGGGGCGGACCTTATTTGTGTCCATGCTGAGGCCACCATCCACTTAGAGCGGACAGTGGCTGAAATTGCAAAAAGAGGGGTAAAGTGTGCTGTGGCCTTGAACCCAGCTACCCCTCTATCCTGTGTGGAATATTTAATCCCCCAATTGGATATGATTTTGATTATGAGTGTGAATCCTGGCTTCGGGGGGCAAAAATTTATTCCTTTTACACTAAAAAAGATAGAAAGATTGGCCCAAATGATCAGGGAAGCGCAGGCTGATACCTTTATCCAGGTGGATGGAGGGGTAAGCCCTGAGAATGTTGGGCAGTTGGTTGCGCTCGGTGCCAATGTTTTTGTTTCCGGGTCAGCCTTTTTTAACTTCCCGCCCTATGACAGGAGATATAAACAATTTCTAGAAGCTGCTGATTCACTGTCCAGTTAA